In Sphingomonas sp. G-3-2-10, a single window of DNA contains:
- a CDS encoding 3'(2'),5'-bisphosphate nucleotidase CysQ, whose amino-acid sequence MTDAELAADIAAEAGKLLVALQKSGLSGQALCNAGDLQANNLILARLRAERPGEAILSEESADDLSRLTRSRVWIIDPLDGTREFGEGRDDWAVHVALAIDGEPAIGAVALPALGITLSSDAPPPLRPAHNPPRMLVSRTRPSQLCANVCGMIGAETITMGSAGAKAMAVVRGEAEIYLHSGGQHQWDNCAPAAVALAAGLHVSRIDGSPIIYNKESSAIPDLLICRSEFAECVLAAV is encoded by the coding sequence GTGACCGACGCCGAGCTTGCCGCGGACATAGCCGCCGAGGCCGGCAAGCTCCTCGTCGCGCTCCAGAAATCCGGCCTCTCCGGTCAGGCGCTGTGCAATGCCGGCGATCTTCAGGCTAACAACCTGATCCTCGCCCGCCTGCGCGCCGAGCGCCCGGGCGAAGCGATCCTCTCCGAAGAATCCGCCGACGATCTCTCCCGCCTCACCCGGAGCCGCGTGTGGATCATCGACCCGCTCGACGGCACCCGCGAGTTCGGCGAAGGCCGCGACGACTGGGCCGTCCATGTCGCGCTCGCGATCGATGGCGAGCCGGCGATCGGCGCGGTTGCCCTTCCCGCGCTCGGCATCACGCTCTCCAGCGACGCGCCGCCGCCGCTCAGGCCAGCGCACAATCCGCCCCGCATGCTGGTCAGTCGCACCCGCCCGAGCCAGCTTTGCGCGAATGTCTGCGGCATGATCGGCGCGGAGACGATCACGATGGGTTCGGCCGGCGCCAAGGCGATGGCGGTGGTCCGCGGCGAAGCGGAAATCTACCTCCACTCGGGCGGGCAGCATCAATGGGACAATTGCGCCCCCGCCGCCGTCGCGCTGGCGGCGGGTCTCCATGTCTCGCGGATCGACGGCAGCCCGATCATCTACAACAAGGAGAGCAGCGCGATCCCCGATCTGCTCATCTGCCGCTCCGAATTCGCCGAATGCGTCCTCGCCGCGGTCTGA
- the cysN gene encoding sulfate adenylyltransferase subunit CysN, producing the protein MTSYRPDALIASDISAYLDQHQNKSLLRFITCGSVDDGKSTLIGRLLYDSKMIFEDQLAALESDSKRVGTQGQEIDFALLVDGLAAEREQGITIDVAYRFFATEKRKFIVADTPGHEQYTRNMVTGASTADLAVILIDARKGVLTQTRRHSYLAHLIGIRHIVLAVNKMDLVGYDQAKFDAIVADYREFAASIGITAFTAIPISGFKGDNITALSENTPWFAGPALMDHLETVELDVEADRAKPFRMPVQWVNRPNLDFRGFSGLIAGGTVKPGDKVRVLPSGKTSTVSRIVTLDGDLPEAGAGQSVTLTFADEIDCSRGDVIAVADAPPQVADQFQATIVWMDGEDLLPGRAYWLKLGTQMVSATVQQPRHAICVNTMAELSVKTLSLNDIGVAEVYTDRGIVFEPYADSHGLGGFILIDKITNATVAAGMLNFSLRRAQNVYWQATEINREAHARQKNQLARLLWFTGLSGSGKSTIANLVEKRLHALGKHSFLLDGDNVRHGLNKDLGFTDADRIENIRRVGEVAKLMTDAGLIVLTAFISPFRAERELVRSMLPEGEFFEIFIDTPLVEAERRDVKGLYKKARAGEIANFTGISSPYEAPLNPEIRIDTTSLSPEAAAELIVEQIMGVWSPVL; encoded by the coding sequence ATGACCTCCTACCGCCCCGATGCGCTGATCGCGTCCGACATCTCGGCCTATCTCGACCAGCACCAGAACAAGTCGCTGCTCCGCTTCATCACCTGCGGATCGGTCGATGACGGCAAGTCCACGCTGATCGGCCGCCTGCTCTACGACAGCAAGATGATCTTCGAGGACCAGCTGGCTGCGCTCGAATCCGACAGCAAGCGCGTCGGCACCCAGGGTCAGGAGATCGACTTCGCGCTCCTCGTCGACGGCCTCGCCGCCGAGCGCGAACAGGGCATTACCATCGACGTCGCCTATCGCTTCTTCGCGACCGAGAAACGCAAATTCATCGTCGCCGACACGCCCGGGCACGAGCAATATACCCGCAACATGGTCACCGGGGCTTCCACCGCCGATCTCGCGGTGATCCTGATCGACGCGCGCAAGGGTGTCCTCACCCAGACCCGCCGCCACTCCTATCTCGCGCACCTTATCGGCATCCGGCACATCGTGCTCGCCGTGAACAAGATGGATCTGGTCGGCTATGATCAGGCGAAGTTCGACGCGATCGTCGCCGACTATCGCGAGTTCGCCGCCTCGATCGGCATCACCGCCTTCACCGCGATCCCGATCTCGGGCTTCAAGGGCGACAACATCACCGCCCTGTCGGAAAACACGCCGTGGTTCGCCGGGCCGGCGCTGATGGACCATCTCGAAACCGTCGAGCTCGACGTCGAGGCCGATCGCGCCAAGCCGTTCCGGATGCCGGTGCAATGGGTCAATCGCCCGAACCTCGATTTCCGCGGCTTCTCCGGCCTGATCGCCGGCGGCACCGTGAAGCCCGGCGACAAGGTCCGCGTCCTGCCTTCGGGCAAGACCTCCACCGTCTCGCGCATCGTCACGCTCGACGGCGACCTGCCCGAAGCCGGTGCGGGCCAGTCGGTCACTCTCACCTTCGCCGACGAGATCGATTGCTCGCGCGGCGACGTGATCGCGGTCGCCGATGCCCCGCCCCAGGTCGCCGACCAGTTCCAGGCGACCATCGTGTGGATGGACGGCGAGGATTTGCTCCCCGGCCGCGCCTATTGGCTCAAGCTCGGCACGCAGATGGTCAGCGCGACGGTGCAGCAGCCGCGCCATGCGATCTGCGTCAACACGATGGCCGAACTCAGCGTGAAGACGCTCAGCCTCAACGATATCGGCGTCGCCGAAGTCTATACCGACCGCGGCATTGTGTTCGAGCCCTATGCGGACTCGCATGGTCTCGGTGGCTTCATCCTGATCGACAAGATCACCAACGCCACCGTCGCCGCGGGGATGCTCAACTTCTCGCTGCGCCGCGCCCAGAACGTCTATTGGCAGGCGACCGAGATCAACCGCGAGGCCCATGCCCGCCAGAAGAACCAGCTCGCCCGGCTCCTGTGGTTCACCGGCCTGTCGGGTTCGGGCAAATCGACCATCGCCAATCTGGTCGAGAAGAGGCTGCACGCGCTCGGCAAGCACAGCTTCCTGCTCGACGGCGACAATGTCCGCCACGGGCTGAACAAGGATCTCGGCTTCACCGATGCCGACCGGATCGAGAATATCCGTCGCGTCGGCGAAGTCGCGAAGCTGATGACCGATGCGGGGCTGATCGTCCTCACCGCCTTCATCAGCCCGTTCCGCGCCGAACGCGAACTGGTTCGCTCGATGCTGCCCGAAGGCGAGTTCTTCGAAATCTTCATCGACACGCCGCTCGTCGAAGCCGAGCGCCGCGACGTGAAGGGCCTCTACAAAAAGGCCCGCGCGGGCGAGATCGCCAACTTCACCGGCATCTCCAGCCCGTACGAAGCGCCGCTCAATCCCGAAATCCGCATCGACACCACCAGCCTCTCGCCCGAAGCGGCAGCCGAACTGATCGTCGAGCAGATCATGGGCGTGTGGAGCCCGGTGCTGTGA
- the cysD gene encoding sulfate adenylyltransferase subunit CysD codes for MSLTHLQRLEAESIHILREVVAEAENPVMLYSVGKDSAVMLHLAKKAFYPSPPPFPLLHVDTTWKFRAMYDLRDKAAADAGMDLLVHHNPEAMARGINPFDHGGLHTDMWKTEGLKQALDKYGFDAAFGGARRDEEKSRAKERVFSFRSANHRWDPKNQRPELWNLYNARKAKGESIRVFPISNWTELDIWQYILAEGIEIVPLYFAAPRPTVVRDGLILMVDDDRFPLREGEVPVERSIRFRTLGCYPLTGAVESEAATLSEVIQEMLLTTTSERQGRAIDHDQAASMEKKKQEGYF; via the coding sequence ATGTCGCTGACCCACCTGCAACGCCTCGAGGCGGAATCGATCCACATCCTGCGCGAAGTTGTCGCGGAGGCCGAAAATCCCGTGATGCTCTATTCGGTGGGCAAGGATTCGGCGGTGATGCTTCACCTGGCGAAGAAGGCCTTCTACCCTTCGCCCCCGCCTTTCCCGCTCCTCCATGTCGACACGACGTGGAAATTCCGCGCGATGTACGATCTGCGCGACAAGGCCGCGGCGGATGCGGGCATGGACCTGCTGGTCCACCACAATCCCGAAGCGATGGCACGCGGCATCAATCCGTTCGATCATGGCGGCCTCCACACCGATATGTGGAAGACCGAAGGACTGAAGCAGGCGCTCGACAAATATGGCTTCGACGCCGCGTTCGGCGGCGCCCGCCGCGATGAGGAGAAGAGCCGCGCCAAGGAACGCGTGTTCAGCTTCCGCAGCGCCAATCACCGCTGGGACCCCAAGAACCAGCGTCCCGAACTGTGGAACCTCTACAATGCCCGGAAGGCGAAGGGCGAAAGCATCCGCGTCTTCCCGATCAGCAACTGGACCGAACTCGACATCTGGCAATACATCCTTGCCGAAGGGATCGAGATCGTCCCGCTCTATTTCGCGGCACCCCGCCCGACGGTGGTCCGCGACGGGCTGATCCTGATGGTCGACGACGATCGCTTCCCGCTGCGCGAGGGCGAAGTGCCCGTCGAACGCTCGATCCGCTTCCGCACGCTGGGCTGCTACCCGCTGACCGGCGCAGTCGAGAGCGAGGCCGCGACGCTCAGCGAAGTCATCCAGGAAATGCTGCTCACCACCACCTCCGAACGCCAGGGCCGCGCCATCGACCACGATCAGGCCGCGAGCATGGAGAAGAAGAAGCAGGAGGGGTATTTCTGA
- a CDS encoding NAD-dependent epimerase: MRFLITGTAGFIGFHLAKRLLADGHQVTGFDGVTDYYDVRLKEARIASLSESQNFRFVKGMLEDASALDRAADLAEPDIIVHLAAQAGVRYSIEAPRTYVDSNLVGSFNVLELARRIQPKHLMLASTSSVYGANEDMPFGENQRTDTQMSLYAATKKSMEGMAHSYSHLFGVPTTAFRFFTVYGPYGRPDMALFKFVSATLKGEPIDVYGHGKMARDFTYVSDLVEAITRLADVVPNESNRVAGIDSLSPVAPYRVVNIAGGQPTPLMEFIETMEEALGIKARLNMMEMQAGDVPATSADPSLLKALTGYIPGTTVREGVFAFVKWYRAHYGK; encoded by the coding sequence ATGCGCTTTCTGATCACCGGCACCGCCGGCTTCATCGGCTTCCACCTCGCGAAGCGCCTGCTCGCCGACGGCCATCAGGTCACCGGCTTCGATGGCGTGACCGACTATTACGATGTCCGCCTCAAGGAAGCCCGCATCGCCTCGCTGTCGGAGAGCCAGAACTTCCGGTTCGTGAAGGGGATGCTGGAGGATGCCTCCGCGCTCGATCGCGCCGCGGACCTCGCCGAACCCGACATCATCGTCCATCTCGCCGCACAGGCGGGCGTGCGCTATTCGATCGAAGCGCCGCGCACCTATGTCGACAGCAATCTCGTCGGCTCGTTCAACGTGCTCGAACTCGCGCGCCGCATCCAGCCGAAGCATCTGATGCTCGCCTCCACTTCGTCGGTCTATGGCGCGAACGAGGACATGCCCTTCGGCGAGAACCAGCGGACCGACACCCAGATGAGCCTCTACGCCGCCACCAAGAAGAGTATGGAGGGAATGGCCCACAGCTATTCGCACCTGTTCGGTGTGCCGACCACGGCGTTCCGCTTCTTCACCGTCTATGGCCCCTATGGCCGGCCCGATATGGCGCTGTTCAAGTTCGTCTCGGCCACGCTCAAGGGCGAGCCGATCGACGTCTATGGCCACGGCAAGATGGCGCGCGACTTCACTTATGTCTCCGATCTGGTCGAAGCGATCACCCGCCTCGCCGATGTCGTGCCGAACGAGAGCAACCGCGTGGCGGGCATCGACAGCCTCTCGCCCGTTGCCCCCTATCGCGTGGTCAACATCGCGGGCGGCCAGCCGACGCCGCTGATGGAATTCATCGAGACGATGGAGGAAGCGCTGGGCATCAAGGCGCGGCTCAACATGATGGAGATGCAGGCCGGCGACGTGCCCGCCACCTCCGCCGATCCGTCGCTGCTCAAGGCGCTCACCGGCTACATCCCGGGCACGACGGTGCGCGAGGGCGTGTTCGCCTTCGTCAAATGGTATCGCGCGCATTACGGCAAATAA
- a CDS encoding M48 family metallopeptidase, with protein MRAKIQRRALILAAILFATALDSSPASADPEGLRAQQRFDQLLTGIGYRLAMGGGDLCARQVPLAGFTLHDLSQYARAEQDDARTAFGFTDAPQILAVAPASPAATAGLRADDAVLTIDGAPLPAAKPGARKSYDRMAALLVQLERAAADQTIDLGIRRGSQTLTLRIPAPSGCASHFQTVVSTSIGSRADGTYVEISTGMMTFAGSEEQIATVIAHEMAHNILRHRERLDAMGIRRGMLGQFGRSARLVRQTEIEADRLSVYLMDRAGYDPRAIVTFWERHRKANPLGFLDAPTHPDPGDRIEIVNGEIARIAAMKAAGQSPRPEFMAGNSLPELR; from the coding sequence ATGCGAGCCAAAATCCAGCGCCGGGCTCTGATTTTAGCGGCGATTCTTTTCGCAACCGCACTCGATTCGTCTCCGGCATCGGCCGATCCCGAGGGACTTCGCGCCCAGCAACGCTTCGATCAGCTTCTTACCGGAATTGGTTACCGGCTCGCGATGGGCGGCGGCGACCTGTGCGCGCGCCAGGTCCCGCTTGCCGGCTTCACGCTCCATGACCTGTCGCAATATGCCCGCGCCGAGCAGGACGATGCCCGTACCGCGTTCGGCTTCACCGATGCGCCGCAGATCCTCGCCGTCGCTCCCGCCAGCCCCGCCGCGACGGCCGGGCTGCGCGCCGACGATGCGGTGCTGACCATCGACGGCGCGCCCCTGCCCGCCGCCAAACCCGGCGCGCGCAAATCTTATGACCGCATGGCCGCACTGCTCGTCCAGCTCGAACGCGCTGCTGCGGACCAGACGATCGATCTCGGCATCCGGCGCGGCTCCCAGACCCTGACGCTGCGCATCCCGGCTCCGTCCGGCTGCGCCAGCCATTTCCAGACGGTGGTCAGCACAAGCATCGGCTCGCGCGCGGACGGCACCTATGTCGAGATCAGCACCGGCATGATGACCTTCGCGGGCAGCGAGGAACAGATCGCAACGGTCATCGCGCATGAAATGGCGCACAACATCCTGCGCCACCGCGAGCGCCTCGACGCGATGGGCATCCGTCGCGGGATGCTGGGCCAGTTCGGCCGCAGCGCGCGGCTGGTGCGGCAGACCGAGATCGAGGCCGACCGGCTCAGCGTCTATCTGATGGATCGCGCCGGTTACGATCCGCGCGCGATCGTCACTTTCTGGGAGCGCCACCGCAAGGCCAATCCGCTCGGCTTCCTCGACGCACCGACCCATCCCGATCCCGGCGACCGGATCGAGATCGTCAATGGCGAGATCGCCCGCATCGCCGCGATGAAGGCCGCCGGCCAGTCGCCGCGCCCCGAATTCATGGCCGGGAACAGCCTGCCCGAACTCCGCTGA